The following proteins are co-located in the Candidatus Bathyarchaeota archaeon genome:
- a CDS encoding DNA-binding protein has protein sequence MRIADLRAGMKRVEIKAKVVEIGAAREVMTKFGDVGRVATAVISDESGSIKLALWNELIERVSVGDTIHIENGYVTTFRGENQLNVGRYGKLTAVK, from the coding sequence TTGAGGATAGCTGATTTAAGAGCTGGCATGAAACGAGTTGAGATAAAAGCTAAGGTAGTTGAAATCGGGGCGGCAAGAGAGGTTATGACGAAATTCGGAGACGTTGGGCGAGTTGCTACGGCAGTTATTTCTGACGAGTCGGGATCCATAAAATTGGCGTTATGGAATGAGTTGATTGAAAGAGTTTCAGTTGGTGACACAATTCATATTGAGAATGGGTATGTCACGACCTTCAGGGGTGAGAATCAACTCAACGTTGGTCGGTATGGAAAATTGACCGCTGTAAAATAA